One Ascaphus truei isolate aAscTru1 chromosome 22, aAscTru1.hap1, whole genome shotgun sequence DNA segment encodes these proteins:
- the LOC142472712 gene encoding uncharacterized protein LOC142472712, with product MSLVTEVTSLLANEAVSFARFHQEESPERRGRQPCTQLPFPAYLTSDNYKLRNLSSTFRGALPTTSMDRGALPTTSMDRGALPTTSMDRGALPTTSMDRGALPTTSMDRGALPTTSMDRGALPTTSMDRGALPTTSMDRGALPTTSMDPRLLKNCLTEEANGSSMSRSWLIPCSPEVPKTNDSCHMLDMCKEPGPHEFSGFVQHTEQTDAKYGSHKRYERDSRSRCSAQLFVCCKCGKSFSLNRDLRTHLCVHTSMQPFTCTDCGESFSLKGKLLSHQMIHSVEKHFNCTECKKHFSTKSRLLRHQKIHTGEKPFTCTECGKSFSDKCFLLQHQRIHTGEKPFTCTECGKSFSHKSDLLVHQMIHTGEKPLTCTECGKKFNIKSRLLIHQRIHTGEKPFTCTECGQSFSHKNSLFLHQWIHTGEKPFTCTECGKQFSVKGNLLEHQMIHTGVKPFTCTECGKQFRHKIGLHKHQMIHTGEKPFPCTDCGKQFRHKIGLLKHQSVHTGKKPFTCTECEKSFLHKNSLLVHQRIHTGEKPFTCAECGKQFHHKIGFLKHQSIHIGEKPFTCAECGKQFHIKSQLLSHQRIHTGVKPFTCTECEKSFLHKNSLLVHQRVHTGEKPFTCTVCGKQFCHKKGLLNHQRIHTTEKPLACSD from the exons ATGTcactggtgacggaagtgacgtcactgctggcaaaTGAGGCCGTCAGTTTTGCCAGATTTCACCAGGAGGAGTCACCGGAGAGAAGAGGAAGACAGCCGTGCACCCAACTCCCCTTCCCA GCATATCTGACATCAGACAATTATAAATTAAGgaatctcagcagcaccttcagaggagcactgcccactaccagcatggacagaggagcactgcccactaccagcatggacagaggagcactgcccactaccagcatggacagaggagcactgcccactaccagcatggacagaggagcactgcccactaccagcatggacagaggagcactgcccactaccagcatggacagaggagcactgcccactaccagcatggacagaggagcactgcccactaccagcatggacagaggagcactgcccactaccagcatggatccACGCTTGTTAA aGAACTGCCTGACTGAGGAGGCGAACGGGAGCTCTATGTCCAGAAGCTGGTTGATCCCCTGCAGCCCAGAAGTGCCAAAAACCAATGATTCCTGCCACATGTTGGACATGTGCAAGGAACCAGGGCCACATGAATTTTCAGGCTTTGTACAGCACACAGAACAGACTGACGCCAAGTATGGTTCACACAAAAGATATGAGAGAGATTCTAGAAGCCGTTGCAGTGCTCAGCTTTTTGTCTGTTGTAAGTGTGGGAAAAGTTTCTCACTGAATAGGGACTTGCGCACACACCTTTGTGTCCACACTAGCATGCAACCCTTTACCTGTACAGACTGTGGGGAAAGTTTTTCACTAAAGGGGAAACTCCTTTCACACCAGATGATTCACTCAGTGGAGAAACATTTTAATTGTACGGAGTGTAAGAAGCATTTCAGCACTAAGAGCaggctcctcagacaccagaaaattcatacaggggagaaaccattcacatgtactgAGTGTGGCAAAAGTTTTTCTGATAAGTGCTTTCTCCTccaacaccagaggattcatacaggggagaaacctttcacatgtacagagtgtgggaaaagcttttcacacAAGAGTGACCTTCTCgtacaccagatgattcatacaggggagaaacctttgaCGTGTACCGAGTGTGGAAAAAAATTCAATATTAAGAGCAGGCTCCTcatacaccagaggattcatacaggggagaaacctttcacgtgTACAGAGTGTGGGCAAAGTTTTTCCCACAAGAACAGCCTTTTTTTACACCAatggattcatacaggggagaaacctttcacatgtacagagtgtgggaaacaattcagtgttaAGGGCAACCTCCTCgaacaccagatgattcatacaggtGTGAAACCTTTCacgtgtacagagtgtgggaaacaattccgtCATAAAATTGGTCTCCATaaacaccagatgattcatacaggggagaaacctttcccatGTACAGACTGCGGGAAACAATTCCGTCATAAAATCGGCCTCCTTAAACACCAGAGTGTTCATACAGGaaagaaacctttcacatgtacagagtgtgagaaaaGTTTTTTACACAAGAACAGCCTTCTcgtacaccagaggattcatacaggggagaaacctttcacatgtgcagagtgtgggaaacaattccatCATAAAATCGGCTTCCTCAAACACCAGAGTATTCATataggggagaaacctttcacatgtgcagagtgtgggaaacaattccatATTAAGAGCCAACTCCTctcacaccagaggattcacacaggggtgaaacctttcacatgtacagagtgtgagaaaaGTTTTTTACACAAGAACAGCCTTCTGGTACACCAGAgggttcatacaggggagaaacctttcacatgtacagtgtgtgggaaacaattctgtCATAAAAAAGGCCTTCTCAACCACCAAAGGATTCATACAACAGAGAAACCATTGGCTTGTTCAGATTAG